One window from the genome of Chroococcidiopsis sp. TS-821 encodes:
- a CDS encoding citrate synthase: protein MSVCEFKPGLEGIPAAQSSISFVNGQEGILEYRGIRIEDLAENSTFLETAYLLIWGKLPTKDELMEFEREVRYHRRIKYRIRDMMKSFPESGHPMDALQASAAALGLFYSRRDLDNPVYIRDAVVRLLATIPTMVAAFQLMRKGNDPVRPRDDLDYSANFLYMLSEREPDPLMARVFDVCLTLHAEHTMNASTFSARVTASTLTDPYAVVASAVGTLGGPLHGGANEEVIGMLEEIGSVENVRPYLEDRLQRKAKIMGFGHRVYKVKDPRATILQKLAEQMFDKFGYDKYYDIAVELERAIAEKLGHKGIYPNVDFYSGLVYRKMGIPTDLFTPVFAIARVAGWLAHWKEQIAENRIFRPTQVYTGDHNVPYIPIEQR, encoded by the coding sequence ATGTCCGTCTGCGAATTTAAGCCAGGTTTAGAAGGCATTCCCGCCGCCCAATCTAGTATTAGCTTTGTCAATGGACAAGAAGGAATACTGGAGTATCGCGGTATCCGCATTGAAGACCTTGCGGAGAATAGTACCTTTTTGGAAACAGCATATCTTTTGATTTGGGGTAAGCTGCCCACAAAAGATGAATTGATGGAATTTGAACGCGAAGTTCGCTATCACCGTCGGATCAAATATCGCATTCGGGATATGATGAAGAGCTTTCCTGAAAGCGGTCATCCGATGGACGCATTACAAGCTTCCGCCGCCGCACTTGGTTTATTTTATTCTCGCCGCGACCTAGATAACCCTGTTTATATTCGGGATGCGGTCGTTCGACTCCTCGCAACAATTCCCACAATGGTTGCCGCGTTTCAGTTGATGCGCAAAGGTAATGACCCAGTACGCCCGCGCGACGATTTAGATTACTCGGCAAACTTTCTTTATATGCTCAGCGAACGCGAACCCGACCCACTAATGGCAAGGGTTTTTGATGTTTGCTTAACACTTCATGCCGAGCATACCATGAATGCTTCGACATTCTCGGCGCGAGTTACTGCTTCGACACTTACCGATCCTTACGCAGTTGTTGCTTCCGCAGTCGGAACCTTAGGGGGACCCTTACACGGTGGTGCCAATGAAGAAGTGATCGGCATGCTAGAAGAAATTGGCTCGGTAGAAAATGTGCGCCCCTATTTAGAAGATCGGCTGCAACGCAAAGCAAAAATTATGGGCTTTGGACATCGCGTTTACAAAGTCAAAGACCCAAGGGCAACTATTTTGCAAAAGCTTGCCGAGCAGATGTTTGATAAGTTCGGCTACGACAAGTACTACGATATTGCAGTTGAATTAGAGCGCGCGATCGCTGAAAAACTCGGTCACAAAGGAATTTATCCCAATGTTGACTTTTATTCGGGATTAGTGTATAGGAAAATGGGAATTCCTACAGACTTATTTACGCCAGTGTTTGCGATCGCCCGCGTTGCTGGTTGGTTAGCGCACTGGAAAGAACAAATCGCCGAAAATCGTATTTTCCGTCCTACCCAGGTATACACGGGTGACCATAACGTTCCTTATATACCAATCGAGCAACGTTGA
- a CDS encoding RNA-binding protein: MSVRLYIGNLPKEELERQELQAVFAEAGDSVTTKVIKDRKTGKCRGFGFVTVNSDEQADQIIEKFNGYMFKDTPLKIEKALPRSKGQEDEEQSHSSTATNTSEGGNQEKTSNRRSNKKSRRSSNTSNQPSNTSDTIQPDPRWASELEKLKQMLSAQTSNG; this comes from the coding sequence ATGTCAGTTCGTCTATATATTGGCAATTTGCCGAAAGAAGAGTTAGAACGTCAAGAACTACAAGCAGTTTTTGCAGAAGCCGGAGACTCAGTAACTACCAAAGTTATCAAAGATCGAAAAACGGGTAAATGTCGCGGCTTTGGCTTTGTAACCGTTAATAGCGACGAACAAGCCGATCAAATCATTGAAAAATTCAATGGTTATATGTTCAAAGACACTCCTCTCAAAATTGAGAAAGCGCTACCTCGCTCAAAGGGTCAAGAAGATGAGGAGCAATCTCACTCTAGTACTGCTACCAATACTTCAGAGGGAGGAAACCAAGAAAAAACCTCAAATCGTCGTAGCAACAAAAAATCACGTCGTAGTAGTAACACAAGTAATCAGCCGTCTAATACATCCGATACGATTCAGCCAGATCCGCGTTGGGCGTCTGAACTAGAAAAACTCAAGCAAATGTTATCTGCTCAGACAAGTAATGGATAA
- a CDS encoding glycosyltransferase family 1 protein, producing the protein MNSASQKHIALISVHGDPAVEIGKEEAGGQNVYVRQVGEALAELGWQVDMFTRKASADQAKIVEHAPNCRTIRITAGPEEFIPRDNLFKHAPEFVQQMLKFQQESGIEYELVHTNYWLSAWVGMELKKIQGCKQVHTYHSLGAVKYKSVSTIPLIAKTRLAVEKEVLETANCIVATSPQEQEHMRSLVSTKGNIDIIPCGTDIHRFGKVDQQQARQQLGINADTKVILYVGRFDFRKGIETLVRAVAQSQLRGKADLKLIIGGGSRPGQSDGKERDRIEGIVNELGMQDMTVFPGRLGDEDLPIYYAAADVCVVPSHYEPFGLVAIEAMASGTPVIASDVGGLQYTVVPEETGLLAPPKDNDAFAAAIDRILSHPEWRNQLGRAARKRVEDKFSWDGVATQLSELYVKLLEQPAVSPKDEAVATA; encoded by the coding sequence ATGAATTCTGCAAGCCAAAAGCATATTGCCCTGATTTCAGTCCACGGAGACCCTGCGGTTGAAATCGGTAAGGAAGAAGCCGGAGGACAAAACGTATATGTACGCCAAGTAGGAGAAGCACTTGCTGAATTGGGATGGCAAGTTGATATGTTTACCCGTAAAGCAAGTGCAGATCAAGCAAAGATTGTTGAACACGCTCCAAATTGTCGGACAATTCGGATTACTGCAGGTCCAGAAGAATTCATTCCGCGCGACAACTTATTTAAACACGCACCTGAATTTGTGCAGCAAATGCTCAAGTTTCAGCAAGAATCAGGGATTGAGTACGAACTTGTCCATACAAACTATTGGCTTTCTGCCTGGGTAGGAATGGAATTAAAGAAAATCCAGGGTTGTAAGCAGGTTCACACATATCATTCGCTAGGGGCAGTTAAGTACAAATCAGTTTCCACGATTCCACTGATTGCGAAAACGCGCTTAGCAGTAGAAAAAGAAGTTCTCGAAACCGCAAACTGCATTGTTGCCACAAGTCCTCAAGAACAAGAGCACATGCGATCGCTCGTCTCCACAAAAGGTAATATCGACATTATTCCTTGTGGAACAGACATTCATCGCTTCGGTAAAGTTGACCAACAACAAGCAAGACAACAACTCGGAATCAATGCAGACACTAAAGTTATTCTTTATGTAGGTCGTTTTGATTTTCGCAAAGGTATAGAAACACTCGTACGCGCGGTTGCCCAATCGCAACTTAGAGGTAAAGCGGATCTCAAGCTGATTATTGGTGGTGGTAGCCGTCCTGGTCAAAGCGATGGCAAAGAACGCGATCGCATCGAAGGAATTGTTAATGAACTAGGAATGCAAGACATGACAGTCTTTCCTGGACGACTTGGTGATGAAGATCTACCTATTTACTATGCAGCAGCTGACGTTTGTGTTGTTCCTAGCCATTATGAACCCTTTGGCTTAGTCGCCATTGAAGCAATGGCAAGTGGAACGCCAGTAATTGCCAGCGATGTTGGAGGTCTACAATACACTGTGGTACCAGAAGAAACTGGATTACTGGCGCCACCAAAAGATAACGATGCTTTTGCAGCTGCGATTGACCGAATATTGAGTCATCCTGAGTGGCGAAATCAACTAGGTCGCGCTGCTAGAAAACGCGTAGAAGACAAATTTAGTTGGGATGGCGTAGCTACTCAACTTAGCGAGTTGTATGTCAAACTCCTAGAACAACCGGCGGTCTCCCCAAAAGATGAAGCTGTAGCAACAGCGTAG
- the nuoH gene encoding NADH-quinone oxidoreductase subunit NuoH, with protein MSTGIDLQGSFIKSLIDLGLPAGAAKAIWMPVPMVLMLIGATVGVLVTIWQERKISAAAQQRIGPEFMGPFGLLSPVADGIKFVFKEDVIPAKSDPWLFTLGPIIVVLPVFLSYLIVPFGENLAITNVATGVFLWIALSSVQPIGLLMSGYASNNKYSLLGGLRAAAQSISYEIPLALAVLAVAMMSNSLSSIDIVEQQSGYGILGWNVWRQPIGFIIFWIAALAECERMPFDLPEAEEELVAGYQTEYAGMKFALYYVASYVNLVLSALLVTVLYLGGWESPIPIELIAGWLGISEASPWLDIVDASLGITMTVLKAYFLVFTAILLRWTVPRVRIDQLLDLGWKFLLPVSLANLLLTAALKLAFPAAFGG; from the coding sequence ATGAGTACAGGAATTGATCTCCAAGGAAGTTTCATCAAATCGCTGATCGACTTAGGGCTACCGGCAGGCGCAGCCAAAGCTATTTGGATGCCAGTCCCGATGGTATTAATGTTAATTGGCGCGACTGTAGGAGTACTAGTAACCATTTGGCAAGAACGGAAGATTTCAGCAGCCGCCCAACAGCGCATTGGTCCTGAATTTATGGGGCCGTTTGGCTTATTATCTCCAGTCGCCGATGGTATCAAGTTCGTATTTAAAGAAGACGTCATCCCTGCCAAGTCTGACCCTTGGTTATTTACTTTAGGACCAATTATTGTCGTCCTTCCAGTCTTTTTGTCTTATCTGATTGTGCCGTTTGGCGAAAATCTGGCAATTACAAACGTGGCCACAGGAGTCTTTTTGTGGATTGCGTTATCGAGCGTGCAACCGATTGGATTGCTGATGTCAGGCTATGCGTCAAACAACAAATACTCACTACTCGGCGGTTTGCGGGCAGCTGCACAATCAATCAGCTATGAAATTCCCCTAGCGCTTGCAGTCCTTGCGGTCGCTATGATGTCGAATAGCCTTAGTAGCATCGATATTGTTGAACAGCAATCAGGCTATGGTATTTTGGGTTGGAATGTCTGGCGACAGCCAATCGGATTCATTATCTTCTGGATTGCGGCGTTAGCAGAATGCGAACGAATGCCTTTCGACTTACCCGAAGCCGAAGAAGAACTTGTTGCAGGTTATCAAACCGAATACGCAGGGATGAAGTTTGCGCTGTACTACGTTGCTTCCTACGTTAACTTGGTACTGTCAGCGCTCCTTGTCACAGTTTTGTATTTAGGCGGTTGGGAATCTCCGATTCCGATCGAATTGATTGCCGGATGGTTGGGCATCAGCGAAGCAAGTCCTTGGTTAGACATTGTAGACGCCTCGTTAGGCATCACAATGACCGTACTCAAAGCCTACTTTCTTGTTTTTACAGCAATTTTACTACGCTGGACGGTACCTAGAGTACGCATTGACCAGTTACTCGATTTAGGATGGAAGTTTTTGCTACCCGTGAGTTTGGCAAATCTACTGTTAACCGCAGCCTTGAAGCTTGCCTTTCCCGCTGCCTTTGGTGGATAG
- the alr gene encoding alanine racemase — protein MTLSQQQPIATMRCDRAWVEISLGALAHNVDQLKSLLSTRTQLMAVVKADAYGHGAVTVAQTVLQAGASWLGVATVPEGIELREAGISAPILILGAVHAPEQIKAIAHWQLQPTLCSFKQALVFAETLKSTNQALPVHLKLDTGMSRLGPPWQQAVEFVQLIQGLPNLKIASIYSHLATAESLDQTILRQQQQNFEQAIARLKRSTRQFQHKHAQPALHLANSAATLTAPDLHYDMVRVGLAMYGLYPAAHLSVIDLKPVMQVKARITQVKSIPAGTGVSYGHKFVSDRAMQLAVVGIGYADGVPRNLSNHMTVLIRGQRVPQIGAITMDQLMLDVSAIADVREGEVVTLLGEDGDEKISADDWANQLNTISWEILCGFKHRLPRVAMP, from the coding sequence ATGACTTTAAGTCAGCAGCAACCAATAGCAACGATGCGATGCGATCGCGCCTGGGTAGAAATTAGCCTAGGAGCTTTAGCACACAACGTCGATCAGCTAAAAAGTTTACTATCTACAAGAACGCAATTGATGGCAGTTGTCAAAGCAGATGCTTACGGTCATGGGGCTGTCACCGTAGCACAGACAGTGTTGCAAGCTGGGGCGAGTTGGTTAGGAGTGGCAACTGTTCCTGAAGGCATCGAGTTACGAGAAGCAGGAATTAGCGCACCAATTTTGATTTTAGGCGCAGTGCACGCGCCAGAACAAATCAAAGCGATCGCGCATTGGCAACTTCAGCCGACACTATGTAGCTTCAAGCAAGCACTTGTTTTTGCGGAGACATTGAAATCAACGAATCAAGCATTACCTGTACACCTCAAACTCGATACAGGAATGTCACGACTTGGACCACCTTGGCAACAAGCTGTCGAGTTTGTCCAGTTAATTCAAGGGTTACCTAACTTAAAAATTGCCAGTATTTATTCGCACTTAGCAACCGCAGAAAGCCTCGACCAAACAATTTTAAGGCAGCAACAGCAAAATTTTGAGCAGGCGATCGCGCGTCTCAAACGCTCAACTCGACAATTTCAGCACAAGCACGCTCAACCTGCGTTGCATTTGGCAAATTCAGCTGCGACGCTCACCGCCCCAGATTTACACTACGATATGGTTCGTGTTGGTTTAGCAATGTACGGACTGTATCCCGCTGCGCATCTATCGGTGATTGACCTCAAGCCGGTTATGCAAGTCAAAGCACGCATCACACAAGTCAAATCAATTCCTGCAGGAACCGGAGTCAGTTACGGTCATAAATTTGTGAGCGATCGCGCAATGCAGTTAGCTGTCGTTGGTATTGGTTATGCAGATGGAGTTCCGCGCAACTTATCGAATCACATGACAGTATTAATTCGCGGTCAGCGAGTTCCGCAAATTGGTGCAATTACGATGGATCAACTGATGTTGGATGTTAGTGCGATCGCAGATGTTCGCGAAGGCGAGGTTGTGACGCTACTTGGTGAGGATGGAGACGAAAAAATTTCAGCCGACGACTGGGCAAATCAGTTAAATACGATTTCGTGGGAAATTCTTTGCGGTTTCAAACATCGCTTACCACGCGTTGCTATGCCATAA
- a CDS encoding HNH endonuclease produces the protein MAKVLVLNASYEPLNITSWRRAVVLLIKGKAEQVEHNGKHLYADFPLPTVIRLRHYVRVPYKEIPLTRRNILHRDSHTCQYCGYTGDDLTLDHVVPRSRGGGDAWENIVTACVRCNVKKGNRTPHEAHMYLHHLPRKPYSSLYFEVSKHLKSGLHDEWQKYIIGL, from the coding sequence ATGGCTAAGGTTCTAGTCCTGAACGCCTCTTACGAACCGCTCAATATTACGAGCTGGCGGCGCGCAGTTGTTCTGTTAATCAAAGGCAAAGCTGAGCAGGTAGAACATAACGGTAAGCATCTCTATGCCGATTTTCCCCTGCCAACTGTTATCCGGCTGCGTCACTACGTACGAGTGCCTTATAAAGAAATTCCTTTAACTCGCCGTAATATTCTTCACCGTGACAGCCATACGTGTCAATATTGCGGCTATACAGGAGATGACCTAACGCTGGATCACGTTGTACCGCGATCGCGCGGCGGGGGTGATGCGTGGGAAAATATCGTTACCGCCTGCGTTCGTTGCAACGTCAAAAAAGGCAATCGCACTCCCCATGAAGCGCATATGTACCTTCATCATCTTCCCCGTAAACCTTACAGTAGCTTGTATTTTGAAGTTAGCAAGCATCTCAAAAGTGGGTTACATGATGAATGGCAAAAATACATTATTGGTCTTTAA
- a CDS encoding bifunctional oligoribonuclease/PAP phosphatase NrnA — protein MNLNSSHLSNSSYPQELTEDPHLVATVELPAPDTSPIATSELGNYQAQRNHSLIMQKADALRQTLEQHRQERQLVILQDFPDPDALSSAWTYQLIAQEYEIHCDIVYAGTLSHQENIALVKLTGLPAQRWTVQAAKSKDLSMYTGCALIDNQGTTSQLLSVVQESGIPITAIIDHHSFQGDLKAEFIDLRPTVRATATIFTQYLQAGLLKLDSSVAQHIKCATALMHGLRSDTDRLMQAQEEDFLAAAYLSRFYDAQLLNAILQANRSKRVMDVIERSLKNRIVQNNFSIAGVGYLRYDDRDAIPQAADFLVTEENVHTAVVYGIVHDEDEELEIVVGSLRTTKLTLDPDEFIKEAFGQDSHGRFFGGGRTSAGGFEIPIGFLSGYIETSEYAKKKWEVFDAQIKQKLLRLVNPKDNPIQTE, from the coding sequence ATGAATTTGAATTCGTCTCACTTGTCAAATAGTTCGTACCCTCAAGAGCTGACAGAAGATCCTCATTTAGTAGCAACGGTGGAATTACCGGCTCCTGATACCTCCCCAATTGCCACGAGTGAACTGGGCAACTATCAAGCCCAGCGCAATCACTCTTTGATAATGCAAAAAGCAGATGCGTTGCGGCAAACCTTAGAACAACATCGGCAAGAGCGTCAGCTTGTCATTCTACAGGATTTTCCCGACCCAGACGCGCTTTCGAGTGCTTGGACTTATCAATTAATCGCGCAGGAATACGAAATTCACTGTGATATTGTCTATGCTGGTACGCTCAGTCATCAAGAAAACATTGCGCTTGTTAAGTTGACTGGCTTACCTGCACAACGCTGGACAGTACAGGCAGCTAAAAGCAAAGATTTATCAATGTACACAGGTTGTGCTCTGATCGATAATCAGGGAACAACGAGCCAGCTACTATCAGTTGTCCAAGAAAGTGGAATTCCAATTACAGCAATTATTGACCATCATAGTTTCCAGGGAGATTTAAAAGCCGAGTTTATTGATTTGCGCCCGACGGTTCGCGCCACAGCAACAATTTTTACGCAATATCTCCAAGCAGGATTACTCAAACTCGATAGTAGTGTTGCCCAGCACATCAAGTGTGCGACTGCATTAATGCATGGTTTGCGTTCAGATACAGACCGCTTAATGCAAGCCCAAGAAGAAGATTTTTTAGCGGCTGCCTATCTCAGTCGGTTTTATGACGCGCAGTTACTCAACGCCATTTTACAAGCAAATCGCTCAAAACGCGTCATGGACGTCATCGAGCGATCGCTAAAAAACCGCATAGTGCAAAATAACTTCTCCATCGCAGGTGTAGGTTACCTACGCTATGATGACCGCGACGCCATCCCCCAAGCGGCAGATTTTCTGGTAACAGAAGAAAACGTACACACCGCAGTTGTTTACGGAATTGTGCACGACGAAGACGAAGAACTCGAAATTGTTGTCGGTTCGTTACGCACAACAAAACTAACACTAGACCCTGATGAGTTTATCAAAGAAGCATTTGGACAAGATAGTCACGGACGCTTTTTTGGTGGTGGTCGGACAAGTGCGGGAGGTTTTGAAATCCCAATTGGTTTTCTGTCGGGGTATATCGAAACATCAGAGTACGCTAAGAAAAAGTGGGAAGTCTTTGACGCTCAAATCAAACAAAAACTCTTGCGGCTTGTCAACCCCAAAGATAATCCAATTCAAACCGAATAA
- the sixA gene encoding phosphohistidine phosphatase SixA — translation MEIYLIRHGIAQEREIGIPDEARSLTTKGQDKTRQVAARLYELGVRFDVILTSPLVRSRQTAEILHQYKLSQNMTESALLAPDGSIYDWLAWFKAQQYPQATQLALVGHQPNLGQWAEILVWGEDRAKLILKKAGIIGLALPETEVLIGQAQLFWLTPPKFLL, via the coding sequence GTGGAAATCTATTTGATTCGGCACGGCATCGCGCAAGAAAGAGAAATTGGTATCCCCGATGAAGCGCGATCGCTGACTACTAAAGGGCAAGATAAAACGCGACAAGTGGCAGCACGCTTGTACGAGTTAGGCGTGCGGTTTGATGTGATATTGACGAGTCCTTTGGTGCGATCGCGGCAAACTGCAGAAATTTTGCATCAGTACAAACTAAGTCAGAACATGACTGAATCAGCTCTCCTTGCGCCTGACGGTAGTATCTATGATTGGTTAGCCTGGTTCAAAGCGCAACAATACCCCCAAGCAACACAATTAGCCCTCGTCGGTCATCAACCAAATTTAGGACAATGGGCAGAAATTCTTGTATGGGGAGAAGACCGTGCTAAGCTAATACTAAAAAAAGCAGGTATCATTGGGTTAGCGCTACCAGAAACAGAAGTACTTATTGGTCAAGCCCAGTTATTTTGGTTGACTCCACCAAAGTTTTTGTTATAA
- a CDS encoding zinc metalloprotease HtpX codes for MASPNSSVVAGLTALNQGDYRQAIAQLEAAYQTPSDPTTLVKVQMGLVIAYKSVGDERAIALCETLIQHRDPQIQAWALRHYKELKRSIEPSKPITEAQQNTVQLSKPLIGHAKRLKKLQRLPKINLLPLWLLQAGCAIAFFWLICELLRLFMRVTNDLLVNLPYLEPIQLFYRDPTQFVLVTLLLLFGFSPWLLDGLLRFDNLQPLSLDTLATYSPEARQLLERYYQRQNWRSPQLKLLPISVPLAFTYGNLPRNARLVVTQGLLEQLAANEIATIYATQLGHITHKDVAVMSLVMVVTQLPYVVYSQISRWGNKIPYSYLQFIAGVIANFAYVVWYLLCIPAIWLSQVRIYYSDRLATEITGNPNGLTRALLKIARGISTDIRQQQSTSWLLESWQLLIPLNRTQALTLSGCQTTSDFESVLAWDCYNPYRYWFNLLQTHPLVGDRLQRLARIAQSWRLEPELALLKNHITPSTSFRSTFFLQIAPFLGIILGFMFGCLTWLMGGVGIWLRAPQIAWMYGDWSLILGSLPIGFSIGTFIRLNAFFPDIKVSSLASVELGEFLANTNTLPLDSKPTRIHGKLLGRYGISNWLAQDLILQSNTRLIRLHHQALLTLLPRFFNNQARAIEKMIGQDIATTGWCRRGATLWLDLDTWRTPSSAGRSEHQILSAVLACAAAIWGTYIILRGEPF; via the coding sequence ATGGCTTCTCCCAACTCATCTGTAGTAGCTGGACTAACAGCTTTAAATCAAGGAGACTATCGTCAGGCGATCGCACAACTCGAAGCTGCATACCAAACGCCAAGCGATCCAACAACACTTGTAAAAGTACAGATGGGTTTAGTCATCGCCTATAAGAGTGTCGGGGACGAACGCGCGATCGCATTATGCGAAACTTTGATACAACATCGCGATCCGCAAATTCAAGCATGGGCACTACGTCATTACAAAGAGTTAAAACGCTCGATCGAGCCATCCAAACCAATAACAGAAGCTCAACAAAACACTGTTCAACTATCCAAACCACTAATAGGACATGCCAAACGACTTAAAAAACTACAACGGTTGCCAAAAATAAATTTACTACCGCTGTGGTTGCTACAAGCCGGATGTGCGATCGCTTTTTTTTGGCTAATTTGCGAATTACTACGCTTGTTCATGCGCGTCACCAACGACTTATTAGTCAACTTGCCCTATTTAGAACCAATTCAACTTTTCTACCGCGATCCAACACAGTTTGTTCTCGTCACGCTGCTTTTACTATTTGGCTTCTCTCCCTGGTTACTTGATGGATTGCTACGATTCGATAACTTGCAACCGCTATCACTCGATACACTGGCTACCTATAGCCCAGAAGCCCGCCAATTACTAGAACGTTACTATCAAAGACAAAACTGGCGATCGCCTCAACTCAAACTATTGCCAATATCCGTACCACTCGCTTTTACCTATGGTAACTTACCGAGAAATGCTCGGCTTGTCGTGACTCAAGGACTTCTCGAACAATTAGCAGCGAATGAAATTGCCACAATCTATGCAACTCAGCTAGGACACATTACCCATAAAGATGTTGCGGTGATGTCTCTCGTTATGGTTGTGACGCAACTCCCCTATGTTGTTTATTCTCAAATATCGCGATGGGGTAACAAAATTCCTTATTCCTACTTACAGTTTATTGCTGGAGTTATCGCTAATTTTGCCTACGTTGTTTGGTATCTTCTTTGCATTCCGGCAATTTGGCTATCGCAGGTGCGAATTTACTACAGCGATCGCCTAGCAACCGAAATTACTGGAAATCCGAATGGCTTAACCCGTGCTTTACTCAAAATTGCTCGAGGTATTTCTACAGATATTCGTCAGCAACAATCTACAAGTTGGCTATTAGAAAGTTGGCAATTACTCATTCCTCTCAATCGTACTCAAGCACTGACACTGAGCGGCTGTCAAACGACTAGTGACTTTGAGTCTGTGCTCGCTTGGGACTGTTACAATCCTTATCGCTATTGGTTCAATCTGCTTCAGACTCATCCGCTTGTGGGCGATCGCTTACAACGTCTTGCACGCATCGCTCAAAGTTGGCGTTTAGAACCCGAATTAGCATTACTCAAGAATCACATAACACCTTCTACTTCTTTTCGCTCAACATTCTTTCTCCAAATTGCGCCTTTTTTAGGCATCATCCTAGGATTTATGTTCGGCTGTTTAACTTGGCTAATGGGTGGAGTAGGAATTTGGTTAAGAGCACCGCAAATAGCTTGGATGTATGGCGACTGGTCTTTAATTTTAGGCTCTTTACCAATCGGCTTTAGTATTGGCACGTTTATTCGCCTTAATGCTTTTTTTCCAGATATCAAAGTTTCTAGTTTAGCTTCCGTAGAGCTTGGCGAGTTCTTAGCTAATACCAATACACTACCCTTAGATAGCAAGCCTACACGCATTCACGGTAAACTCCTAGGACGCTATGGCATTAGTAATTGGCTAGCACAAGATTTGATTTTACAATCAAACACTCGTTTAATTCGACTACACCACCAAGCACTGCTAACATTGTTGCCTCGATTCTTTAACAATCAAGCACGCGCGATTGAGAAAATGATTGGTCAAGATATTGCCACCACTGGTTGGTGCCGTCGTGGAGCTACACTCTGGTTAGATCTTGACACTTGGCGTACGCCAAGCAGCGCTGGACGTAGCGAGCACCAAATCTTGTCTGCAGTTTTAGCTTGTGCAGCTGCTATTTGGGGAACTTACATTATTTTACGTGGCGAGCCGTTTTAG